Proteins encoded by one window of Geobacter sp. DSM 9736:
- a CDS encoding zinc-dependent alcohol dehydrogenase: MKAVCWHGKRNIQVDTVPDPGIINPRDAVIKVNLTAICGSDLHLYNGYIPGMKEGDILGHEFMGEVAEVGPAVTNLKRGDRVVVPFPISCGNCWYCQHDLWSLCDNSNPNSFIMEKTFGDTGAGIFGYSHLYGGYAGGQAEYVRVPYADVGPHKVPESLSDEQVLFLTDIFPTAYQAAENCNINKGDTVAIWGCGPVGLLAIKCAYHLGAEKVVAIDRFPDRLEIARSKCGAEVLNYEECDVSEELHQMTGGRGPDSCIDSVGMEAQGTGLEAAYDNIKQTLRIEQDRPMALRQAIKSCRKGGTLSIPGVYSGFVDKMPMGAVFAKGLTIRTGQTHVQKHLRHLIHLIESGQIDTTFIISHRMALEDAPRGYEIFANKQEDCIKIVMNPGNAYRTLSATPFGTA; this comes from the coding sequence ATGAAAGCTGTTTGCTGGCATGGGAAACGGAATATCCAGGTTGACACCGTTCCCGACCCCGGAATCATAAACCCTCGCGACGCCGTTATTAAAGTCAACCTCACGGCCATCTGCGGTTCCGATCTTCATCTTTACAATGGCTATATACCCGGAATGAAAGAAGGAGACATCCTGGGTCACGAATTCATGGGAGAGGTTGCCGAGGTCGGTCCCGCCGTCACCAACCTGAAGCGTGGTGACCGTGTGGTGGTACCGTTTCCCATCTCCTGCGGCAACTGCTGGTACTGCCAGCACGACCTCTGGTCCCTGTGCGACAACTCCAACCCGAATTCCTTCATCATGGAGAAGACGTTCGGTGACACCGGCGCAGGTATTTTTGGGTATTCCCACCTCTATGGTGGATATGCAGGCGGTCAGGCGGAATACGTAAGAGTCCCGTACGCTGACGTAGGGCCTCACAAGGTGCCGGAGAGCCTGAGCGACGAGCAGGTTCTCTTCCTGACCGATATCTTCCCGACGGCGTACCAGGCTGCAGAAAATTGCAACATCAACAAGGGGGACACCGTTGCCATCTGGGGGTGCGGCCCCGTCGGACTTCTCGCAATAAAGTGCGCCTATCATCTCGGTGCCGAGAAGGTAGTGGCCATAGACCGGTTCCCCGATCGGCTCGAAATCGCACGCAGCAAGTGCGGAGCAGAAGTTCTCAACTATGAGGAGTGTGATGTTTCGGAAGAACTCCATCAGATGACTGGTGGGCGGGGCCCCGACTCCTGCATTGATTCGGTCGGCATGGAAGCCCAGGGGACGGGACTGGAAGCCGCCTACGATAACATCAAGCAGACCTTGCGTATCGAGCAGGATCGACCGATGGCGCTTCGCCAGGCCATCAAGTCATGCCGTAAGGGGGGGACGCTTTCGATCCCCGGCGTCTACAGCGGTTTCGTCGACAAAATGCCGATGGGGGCCGTCTTTGCCAAGGGATTGACCATCCGGACCGGCCAGACCCATGTCCAAAAGCATCTTCGGCACCTCATCCACCTGATCGAGAGCGGCCAGATCGACACGACCTTCATCATCTCCCACCGGATGGCCCTTGAAGATGCGCCAAGGGGTTATGAGATATTCGCGAACAAACAGGAAGACTGCATCAAGATCGTGATGAACCCGGGGAATGCCTATCGCACCCTGTCGGCCACCCCGTTCGGTACGGCATAG
- a CDS encoding SRPBCC family protein, translated as MATSQAAAHSRQFGGEEQQETTGRKINVGRTERKASMVGGATLALAGISRISKGRFLPGLAMLAAGGMVFYRGKTGHCDMYETLGVNTAGTSDTGLEFEKSVTINRSPQEVYEFWRHLENIPRFMRHVDSVQRTGERTSHWKASGPRGTTVEWDAETTEDHPGRISWRSLEGAQVPNQGTVEFREASGGRGTEMKVRIAYTPPAGAVGKVAGKILNQITAQQIEEDLKRFKQILETGETATSATHAQKQAVRSFMPGGGAVPR; from the coding sequence ATGGCAACTTCGCAAGCTGCGGCTCATTCCCGTCAGTTCGGCGGTGAAGAGCAACAGGAAACGACCGGCAGAAAAATAAATGTAGGTCGTACCGAACGGAAGGCTTCAATGGTAGGTGGCGCCACGCTGGCTCTGGCCGGAATCTCGCGGATTTCAAAAGGTCGCTTTCTCCCCGGGCTCGCGATGCTCGCTGCTGGGGGCATGGTTTTCTACCGTGGCAAGACTGGCCACTGCGACATGTACGAAACACTTGGAGTCAACACGGCCGGAACTTCCGATACAGGCCTGGAGTTCGAGAAGAGCGTGACTATCAACAGGTCGCCACAGGAGGTGTACGAATTCTGGCGTCACCTGGAAAACATTCCCCGATTCATGCGGCATGTCGATTCGGTGCAGAGAACTGGAGAGCGGACCTCCCACTGGAAAGCCTCTGGACCTCGGGGAACCACGGTCGAATGGGACGCCGAGACGACGGAAGATCATCCCGGCCGGATCAGCTGGCGCTCCCTTGAGGGAGCCCAGGTCCCCAATCAGGGCACTGTCGAATTCCGCGAGGCATCCGGAGGGCGCGGCACCGAGATGAAAGTGCGCATCGCTTATACCCCGCCGGCTGGCGCGGTGGGAAAGGTTGCAGGGAAGATCCTGAACCAGATTACGGCCCAGCAGATCGAGGAGGACCTGAAAAGGTTCAAGCAAATACTGGAAACTGGAGAAACCGCCACATCCGCGACGCATGCCCAAAAACAAGCGGTTCGCTCGTTCATGCCCGGCGGAGGGGCAGTGCCCCGATAA
- a CDS encoding NAD(P)-dependent oxidoreductase translates to MACSVLITGGAGFIGSHLADELLRHGYRVRALDSLVPQVHGPNGKRPAYLDPEVELVKGDVRDPETVKKALRGIDAVYHFAALVGVGQSMYEIEKYTSVNNHGTAVLLEAVAAAGCAKLVVASSMSIYGEGLYRDSRGEIRQGLQRPLSQLRDGVWELYDDKRQPLAPLPTPESKVPSLASVYALSKYDQEVMSLIVGSAYRIPVVALRFFNVYGTRQALSNPYTGVLAIFASRLLNGNSPRIFEDGLQQRDFVSVHDVAKACRLALENDRADGRVLNIGSGTSHTVNEVSRRLARLLNREDIEPCITGSYRTGDIRHCFADIAAARELLGYQPKISLEEGLVDLAGWLTEQIAVDYVTKAHAELSARGLTL, encoded by the coding sequence ATGGCTTGTAGCGTGCTGATCACGGGTGGAGCGGGCTTCATAGGATCGCACCTTGCGGACGAACTGCTCCGGCACGGCTACCGCGTCCGGGCTCTGGACTCACTCGTGCCGCAGGTGCACGGCCCGAACGGGAAGCGCCCCGCCTACCTGGACCCGGAAGTCGAGCTGGTCAAGGGGGACGTGCGGGATCCTGAAACAGTGAAGAAGGCGCTCCGGGGAATCGACGCCGTCTACCATTTTGCAGCCCTGGTAGGGGTAGGCCAGAGCATGTACGAGATCGAAAAGTATACCTCGGTCAATAATCATGGAACCGCGGTCCTCCTGGAAGCGGTGGCGGCAGCAGGATGCGCGAAGCTTGTGGTCGCCTCCAGCATGAGCATATACGGGGAAGGTCTCTACCGGGACAGCCGGGGAGAGATCAGGCAGGGACTCCAACGGCCCCTGTCCCAACTGCGTGACGGCGTATGGGAGCTTTACGATGACAAACGGCAACCGCTCGCTCCCTTGCCGACCCCGGAAAGCAAGGTCCCTTCCCTCGCTTCGGTATATGCGCTTTCCAAGTATGACCAGGAGGTCATGAGTCTCATCGTGGGGAGCGCCTATCGCATTCCCGTCGTTGCTCTCCGTTTCTTCAACGTCTACGGAACGCGCCAGGCGCTATCGAACCCTTACACAGGTGTCCTGGCTATCTTCGCGTCGAGGCTTCTGAACGGGAACAGCCCGCGTATTTTCGAAGACGGCCTTCAGCAGCGGGACTTCGTGAGCGTCCACGATGTCGCGAAGGCCTGCCGGCTTGCACTTGAAAATGACCGGGCCGACGGACGGGTCCTCAATATCGGCAGCGGGACGAGCCACACGGTGAATGAGGTCTCCCGGAGGCTCGCCAGGCTGCTGAACCGTGAAGATATCGAACCCTGCATCACCGGGAGCTACCGGACGGGGGACATACGGCACTGCTTCGCAGATATTGCAGCAGCTCGCGAGCTCCTCGGGTATCAACCCAAGATTTCCCTGGAGGAAGGGCTGGTGGATCTGGCGGGTTGGCTGACAGAACAGATAGCGGTCGATTATGTCACGAAAGCACATGCCGAACTTTCCGCCCGGGGGTTGACACTATGA
- a CDS encoding GDP-mannose 4,6-dehydratase: MSAEQLKIRPAVQKLPDHCGIVEWFRPGEYARVDRVLADLKKIGVRRLRTGISWADWHGRSGEKWYEWLIPRIAAQVEFLPCVLYTPPSIGEENKTSAPPRRLQDYADFVDILISRFGEHFDYIELWNEPNNLSEWDWTLDVHWTKFGEMIGGAAYWARQRGKKTVLGGMSPVDGQWLSRMFELGVMDHIDVVGIHGFPDIFDYTWKGWERTIALTHEVLRERNSSCEIWVTEAGFSTWQHDERKQMRVFLEFLEAPATRIYWYGIDDLDPALAAVDRFHLDEREYYFGLRKADGVPKLLFRLLEHGGVEGVRALDAIAGSGKRRPSPEKAVLVTGGAGFIGTNVVDRLLAEGERVIVYDNLSRPGVEKNLLWLHDKYGDQLDIRIADIRNTQLLEQAVAESKHVYHFAAQVAVTTSVDNPSMDFEINASGTFGLLETIRKAAEPPSLLYTSTNKVYGGIADVAVERNSYRYEPVETSLRKNGLHEQLPLDFLSPYGCSKGSVDQYVLDYSRSYGLSTAVFRMSCIYGPHQFGTEDQGWVAHFAIRTLCSCPITLYGDGCQVRDILFVEDLVDALERARQIMPRISGQAFNIGGGPERSVSLVELLQLLQKLNGTLPQIRYGEWRTGDQRYYVSDTRKFREAAGWTPRFSVEEGVAKLYQWLASMLNLPRQSSPAAWYQEEKYLSSVMEAIR; encoded by the coding sequence ATGAGCGCCGAACAGCTGAAGATACGTCCTGCGGTACAGAAACTTCCCGACCATTGCGGGATCGTTGAATGGTTCCGCCCGGGAGAATATGCACGTGTGGACCGGGTGCTGGCCGACCTCAAGAAGATCGGCGTGCGTCGGCTGAGAACCGGAATATCCTGGGCCGACTGGCACGGCAGAAGCGGCGAAAAATGGTACGAGTGGCTGATTCCGCGAATAGCGGCCCAGGTGGAGTTTCTGCCATGCGTTCTATACACACCTCCATCGATCGGGGAGGAAAACAAAACTTCCGCTCCTCCACGTCGGCTTCAGGACTACGCAGACTTCGTGGACATCCTTATCAGCCGGTTCGGCGAACACTTCGACTACATCGAGCTCTGGAACGAGCCGAACAACCTGAGCGAATGGGACTGGACGCTGGATGTTCATTGGACGAAATTCGGAGAGATGATCGGAGGCGCGGCTTACTGGGCACGTCAACGAGGTAAAAAGACGGTGCTTGGGGGGATGAGCCCCGTGGATGGGCAGTGGCTCTCGCGGATGTTCGAACTCGGTGTGATGGACCACATCGACGTCGTAGGGATTCACGGTTTCCCCGACATTTTCGACTACACCTGGAAGGGATGGGAGCGAACGATCGCCCTGACGCACGAAGTCCTGCGGGAGCGCAACAGTTCCTGCGAGATTTGGGTGACAGAAGCAGGATTTTCCACCTGGCAGCACGATGAGCGGAAGCAGATGCGGGTGTTCCTGGAATTTCTGGAAGCTCCCGCGACCAGGATTTACTGGTACGGGATCGACGATCTTGACCCTGCCCTGGCCGCCGTAGACCGGTTTCACCTTGACGAAAGGGAATATTACTTCGGTCTCCGGAAAGCCGACGGAGTGCCGAAACTCCTCTTCCGCCTTCTGGAACATGGAGGAGTCGAGGGGGTACGGGCACTCGATGCGATAGCGGGCAGCGGGAAGCGCAGGCCCTCTCCGGAAAAGGCCGTCCTGGTTACCGGCGGCGCAGGATTTATCGGAACCAATGTAGTAGACAGGCTTCTCGCGGAAGGGGAGCGGGTGATCGTGTATGACAACCTGTCACGTCCGGGAGTGGAGAAAAACCTCCTCTGGCTGCACGACAAGTACGGCGACCAGCTCGATATCAGGATCGCGGATATCAGGAATACTCAGCTTCTCGAACAGGCCGTCGCTGAATCGAAGCATGTCTACCACTTCGCTGCCCAAGTCGCCGTTACTACCAGTGTCGACAATCCTTCAATGGATTTCGAGATAAATGCGTCCGGCACATTCGGCCTTTTGGAAACAATCAGGAAGGCAGCAGAACCTCCATCCTTACTCTACACATCAACTAACAAAGTGTACGGCGGCATAGCCGACGTAGCGGTAGAACGTAACAGCTACCGGTACGAGCCGGTTGAAACATCCCTGCGCAAAAACGGCCTCCACGAACAGCTTCCCCTCGACTTCCTCAGCCCCTACGGCTGCTCGAAGGGATCGGTGGATCAGTATGTCCTGGACTATTCCCGTAGCTACGGACTCAGTACGGCGGTTTTCAGGATGAGCTGCATCTATGGACCACATCAGTTCGGCACGGAGGATCAGGGCTGGGTGGCGCATTTTGCCATCCGCACCCTCTGCAGTTGTCCTATAACCCTCTATGGCGACGGGTGCCAGGTCCGTGACATCCTCTTCGTGGAGGACTTGGTCGATGCGCTTGAACGTGCCCGGCAGATCATGCCGAGAATCTCGGGGCAGGCATTCAACATCGGCGGCGGCCCCGAGCGATCGGTAAGCCTCGTGGAGCTGTTGCAGCTGCTCCAGAAGTTGAACGGAACCCTGCCCCAGATCAGGTACGGGGAATGGCGGACCGGCGACCAGCGCTACTATGTCTCCGATACACGCAAGTTCAGGGAGGCTGCCGGATGGACACCCCGCTTCTCGGTCGAAGAGGGGGTAGCCAAGCTATACCAGTGGCTCGCTTCCATGCTCAATCTGCCCCGGCAATCGAGTCCTGCTGCCTGGTATCAGGAGGAAAAATACCTATCTTCGGTCATGGAGGCGATAAGGTGA
- the galE gene encoding UDP-glucose 4-epimerase GalE, with the protein MPILVTGGCGYIGSHVVRQLSEAGHEVIVYDNLSTGFADALVHGERLVTGDVGDAEKLDKVFGEYGCRTVLHFAASIVAPESVSDPLKYFGNNTCKTLNLLRAAVKHRVERFIFSSTAAVYGLPEGGIASEDSPTLPINPYGLSKLMSEYMLRETSRAHSLPYVALRYFNVAGADREARMGQRTPEATHLIKVACQAALGMRPHMDIFGTDYPTPDGTCIRDYIHVEDLASAHLAALDYLNKGGETSVINVGYGRGASVREVIGIVKEVSGVDFTVKESARREGDPAILVAKADRARSVLHWQPKFDDLRTIVADAWRWEQKLTRR; encoded by the coding sequence ATGCCGATACTCGTAACCGGAGGTTGCGGCTACATTGGAAGCCATGTGGTGCGACAATTGTCTGAAGCAGGACACGAAGTCATCGTCTACGACAATCTTTCCACAGGATTCGCCGATGCCCTCGTACACGGGGAGCGCCTCGTGACTGGAGATGTGGGAGATGCGGAGAAGCTGGACAAGGTTTTCGGCGAGTACGGCTGCAGGACGGTTCTTCACTTTGCCGCCTCCATCGTTGCTCCTGAATCGGTTTCCGATCCACTCAAGTACTTCGGCAACAATACCTGCAAGACCCTCAACCTGCTGAGGGCTGCCGTAAAACACCGGGTGGAGCGGTTCATCTTTTCCAGCACGGCGGCTGTGTACGGTTTGCCCGAGGGGGGAATCGCCTCGGAAGACAGTCCGACACTTCCCATCAACCCATACGGGCTGTCCAAGTTGATGAGCGAGTATATGCTTCGTGAGACCTCCCGTGCGCACTCACTCCCCTACGTGGCGCTTCGCTACTTCAATGTGGCAGGGGCAGATCGGGAGGCGCGTATGGGGCAGCGTACCCCAGAGGCAACACATCTGATCAAGGTAGCGTGTCAGGCAGCCCTCGGAATGCGCCCCCACATGGACATCTTCGGCACCGACTACCCGACCCCCGACGGCACCTGCATCCGAGATTACATTCATGTGGAGGATCTCGCCTCCGCCCACCTTGCCGCCCTCGACTACCTGAATAAAGGTGGAGAGACATCGGTCATCAACGTCGGTTACGGACGTGGCGCGAGCGTGCGTGAAGTTATCGGGATTGTAAAGGAAGTTAGCGGCGTAGATTTTACCGTAAAGGAATCAGCTCGGCGTGAAGGAGATCCGGCTATCCTGGTGGCCAAAGCCGACAGGGCCCGGAGTGTGCTGCATTGGCAGCCGAAGTTCGACGACCTGCGAACTATCGTAGCCGATGCGTGGCGCTGGGAACAAAAGCTGACCCGCAGGTAG
- a CDS encoding hemerythrin domain-containing protein, whose amino-acid sequence MAQQLFELLKKDHRLVEQLMDKLVEGDEEQRQEVFERLNSSLTQHMQLEEKYFYPLIKDEESMQELVEDALHEHQETKKLLQKLNKTSMNSDQWMETLEQMQEGVLHHVEDEEEQIFPQCKEVLSDAQLKQIFQQVKEEKEQLAAAPEKKQKSTTKQPRKEARP is encoded by the coding sequence ATGGCACAGCAGCTATTCGAACTCCTGAAGAAGGACCACCGTCTCGTTGAGCAGCTGATGGACAAACTTGTGGAGGGGGATGAGGAGCAGCGGCAGGAGGTTTTCGAGCGGTTGAACTCGTCTCTTACGCAGCACATGCAGCTCGAGGAAAAATACTTCTACCCCCTTATCAAGGATGAGGAATCAATGCAGGAGCTCGTGGAAGACGCCCTTCACGAACACCAGGAAACGAAAAAACTCCTGCAGAAACTGAACAAAACCAGCATGAACTCCGACCAGTGGATGGAGACTCTCGAGCAGATGCAGGAGGGCGTGCTTCACCATGTAGAAGACGAGGAGGAGCAGATTTTCCCTCAATGCAAGGAAGTCCTCAGTGACGCCCAGTTAAAGCAGATATTCCAGCAGGTGAAGGAAGAGAAGGAGCAGCTGGCTGCAGCGCCCGAAAAGAAGCAGAAGAGCACCACCAAGCAGCCGCGGAAAGAAGCGCGTCCGTAG